A stretch of DNA from Acidobacteriota bacterium:
TTCACCGGCTCGGGGCAGGTCAATCAGCGTCCGGCAGTCACGGTGCCGCTGGCGTTTGAACCCACGCTGCTGGGTGACCGTTCGGCGCAGCCCAAAACCGGCAAACCCGGCAGTTGGTGGTTGTTGGTGATGGGCCGTTTGAAACCGGGCGCGACGCTGACCCAGGCGCGCGACAGTTTGAATGGCGCGTTTCAGGCGCACGCCCTCGAAATCATGCCGCCGCCGCGCAAAGACACCGAGTCCGCCAAAATCGAAGCCAAAGATTACCCGCGTTTGCTCGCGTTCACAGGCAGCCGGGGCGCACAGGAAACGCGCCGGTCTTATTCGGCCACGATATACGGCTTGTTTGCCGTGGTCGCGGCGGTGTTGCTGATTGCCTGCGCCAACGTGGCGAATCTGTTGCTGGCGCGCGCGGCGTTGCGCGGCCCTGAAATCACCGTGCGACTGGCGGTCGGCGCGGGGCGCGGACGGCTGATTCGTCAGTTGTTGACCGAAAGTGTACTGCTCTCGCTGCTGGGGGGCGCGGTGGGCGTGCTCTTCGCTTTTTGGGGCAAGCGCGCACTGGCGGCCTTGGCCGACCGCGAGACGCGCTTCTTGCCGGAAGGCGTCGAACCCAGCATGAGTTGGCGCGTGTTGCTCTTTACCGTTGCCGTGTCATTGCTGACGGGCGTGCTGTTCGGGCTGGCTCCGGCGTGGCGTGGGACGCGAGCCGATTTGGCCGCCGGCTTGAAACAGGCCCGCCGCACCACCGGCGCGGTTTCGCGGTTGAGCAAAGGCCTGGTCGTCGCCCAAGTGGCGCTGTCGTTGCTGTTGCTGATCGGCGCGGGTTTGTTCATTCGCACACTGCGCAACCTGCAACACGTGGATGTCGGATTCAATCAGGACAATCTGCTGCTCTTTGCCGTACAGCCGCGCCAGGGGGGGTACAAAGGCGAACGGCTCGTGCAATTCTATCAGCAGCTTTTCGCCAAGCTCGAAGCCTTGCCGGGCGTGCGCGCGGCGACGTTCGGCGCGGTGCCGTTGATTTCACATTTCACCTGGAATGATGGATTTCTGTTGCCCGGCGAAACGGTCAAGGGGGCGGGCGAACATATCGCCAACCGGCAATTCATGCGCGAAAACTATTTCTCGACGCTCGAAATCCCGCTGCTGCGCGGACGGGCGTTTACGGCGCAGGATGTGGCGAGCGCCCCACAAGTCGCCATCGTCAATCAAACCCTCGCCAAAAAGTTTTTCCCCGGCCTCGCAGAAGGGGGCGCGCTCGGCAAACACGTCAGAGATGACGACGGCAAACGCGATCTCGAAATCGTCGGCATCGTCGCCGACACCAAATACAACAGCCAGCGCGATGACATCGAACCGTTGCTGTTCACCTCCTGGCAGCAGGAACTCGATAACATCGGCGAAATGTATTTCACCTTGCGCACCAGCGGCGAACCGACGGCGCTGACCAGCGCCGTCCACCAGGCTGTGCGCGAACTCGACGCCACCTTGCCGGTTACCGAATTCGTCTCGCAACGCGCGCGCGCCGAAAAGTCGCTGGCGCAAGAACGGCTCTACGCGCGCCTGCTTAGCTTTTTCGGCGGCTTGGCGTTGTTGCTGGCGGCCATCGGCTTGTCGGGCGTGCTGGCCTATTCGGTCGCGCAACGCACCAACGAAATCGGCGTGCGGATGGCGCTGGGCGCGCAAACGACCGATGTGCTGCGGCTGATTATCTGGCAGGGGATGAAACTGGTGCTGCTCGGTCTGGTGTGCGGCACGCTGACCGCATACATCGTGAAACGCTTAGTGGCCAGCCAGTATTTCGCCGAACGCTCATGGCAGCGGCAGATGGCCGATCAGCTTTACGGTGTCAGCGGCACCGATCCCGTGACCATCGGCGTGATCGCGTTGTTGCTGGCTTCTGTCGCGTTGCTGGCTTGCTGGTGGCCCGCGCGCCGCGCCGCGCAGGTTGATCCGCTCGACGCCTTGCGGCACGAATAGCGGCGGCGGTCTTTCAGCAACACAGAGTAGTTGGGAAGAGCCTGGCGCTCCGGTTTGCAACGTTTGGGGACACTCTCCGCCACACGCTGAAACCGGAGCGCCAGGCTCTTTTCATTTGGATGGAACGAAGGCAGGGAAACCGGCGGCCGCACAGCAGGTGCAAAGCAGCGAGGACTTACGCAAAGATTTGCCATAGAGCCACAGAGGCACGGAGAAAGACGGAGAACGTTGCCAACACTGTGAAAAAGCTCTGTGTCTCCGTGCCTCTGTGGCTAACTTGTCCGTGTCTTGTGTAAGTCCTGACCCAGCAGAATTTGCCGGAAAATATTTTGGATGGTTTCGGACTGTTCGGGTGAATTACGGTTGTAAGCAGGTGGAAAGAACCTACAAGCGATGACCAACCTAGAGCGGTTTGCAATTGCGTTTACGGGAGCGCGTTATGCCGGGACGGTACCGCGCGCGTGAGCAAGCGGCGCGTCAAGTTGACGCTACTGGCTGAACCGCCCAGGCTCCGCTTGCTCACGCGCGCGGTACCGTCCTGCTGCGCGGCTTTTCCCATACACTGATGTGAAAACCGATCTAATGACTGCTAACGATGCCGAACTGTTGCGTTTGATGACGGACGGCGATGAGCAAGCCTTCACGGCGCTCTATCGGCGGCATCAGGGGTTCATCTACCGGTTCGCGCTCTTGATGAGCGGGCAGGCGAGTCTGGCGGAAGAAGCCACGCAAGAGGTCTTTCTGGCCTTGCTGCATCAGGCGCATAGGTTTGATCCGGCGCGCGGTTCGCTTCCGGCGTACTTATGCGGCACGGCCCGCCATCACGTCCTGCGTTTGCTGGCACGCGAGCGGCCTTACGTTCAGCTTGTGGAAGAAACTGACGAGGACGAAGCCGTCCCCCGCGCGCTGCTCAAAGCCGGGGACGATCCGCTCCGCGATTGCACGCGCAACGAAGCCATCAAACTGGTTCGCCAGGCCGTCCTGGCCTTGCCCGCGCGTTACCGCGAAGTGATCGTGTTGTGCGACTTCCAAGAGTTGAGTTATGCGGATGCGGCGCTGGCGTTGGACTGTCCGGTCGGCACGGTGAACTCGCGGTTGCATCGCGGGCACGCTTTGTTACTTAAGAAACTGCGCGCGGCGGGCAAGCTGGACGCGGCTACGCCCGCCGCGCAAGGGATGAGGTGTTTTGCATGAATTGCCAGGATTTTGCGAAGACTGTGTTGGCGCTGGCGCGCGAACAAGCGCTGGATGCAGCGGCGCGCGCACAAAGTTTGGCGCACGCCGAAGTCTGCGCGCAGTGCGCCGCGCGTCTAGCCGAAGAACGCACCTTGTGGGCGGCCCTGCATTTGGTTGTCGCCGAGGTTGCCAGGGAAGAAGCGCCCGCCCGCGTCGAAGCGGCTCTGCTGACGGCTTTCCGCGCACAAGCTGCGCGCGGAGAAACGCCAGTCAGCAGAATGTCGCCACTGCATAGACGCGGGGGGCGGTGGCGTCTGGTGGCCGCCTGGGCCGCCGTGATTCTGTTCGCTGTTCTCACCGGCGTGGTGTGGCTCAAATCAGCTTCGGATAAACAAAAGCAAACGGCACAGCAACCGCCTGGGACGACAGCCAGCCCGCACTTGCCAAAAGAAGCGCCTGCCCCACCTCACAGCGGGCAGGTGGATGCGCCTAAACTGGCGAACGTGCCGGCTGGAGCGTTACGCCCAAAGCCACGACACGGCATGCGCCGAGCGTCTGGCAACAATTCGGAAGAGGCAGAGGTGGTCACGCAATTTTTCCCCTTACGCGAGGGCGAAGACCTGGCCGCGTTAGAGAGCATGGGCATGTTGCGCGTTGCATTGCCCGGTTCGGCGCTGGGCGAAGTTGGCTTGCCCGTTGCGCCTGACAGCGCAAATACATCCGTCAAAGCTGATGTGGTGTTGGGTGAGGATGGTTTGGCGCGCGCGATTCGTTTCGTGCGCTGATGGTACTGACTCGAAATACAAAAGGAGAACTTTATGAAACAGAAACTGGGACAGTTGTTATTGATCGGCAGCTTGGTCGTCGCTGCCGGCCTTACCACGCTGGCGCAGGAAAAGAAGCCCGGGCCGGATGACGCGAAGGTTCAGACAGATGGTACGTTCAAAGTCCTCGCATCCAAGTCGGCCCTTGGCAAAGTGGTGAAGGGCGCGCCCTATGCGGCGACCGCGCTCACCGAGAGGGTGCAAACGTTGAGCGATGGCAATCAGATCGTGCGCAAGAATCAGACGAAGCTTTACCGCGACAGCGAAGGGCGCACGCGCACCGAACAGTCGCTGGAAACGATTGGCAAATGGACGGCGGAGGGCGAGTCCCAGCAATTCATTACCATCAATGATCCGGTGGCAGGGATGAGCGTTAGCCTCGACCCGCACACGCGCACCGCGCACAAGAATGTCTACGCGCTGCAAAAGCCCGCGACCGCCGAGTGGCTTGAGAGCGTTAAGGCGAATGGGCGAGCCCTAACGCAAGCCGAGGTTGAAGCGTTAAAGGAAAAGATGGGCACAAAACCTCCGGCGGGCGAGGCCACGCCGCAGCTCATCCCGTCGAAGGAATCCAAGCCGTGGGAGTTGCAAAAAGGCATTAGTGGCGACCCACGACGAAAAGTAGAAATGCTCGGCAAGCAAGTGATCGAGGGCGTAGAGGTGGTGGGCACGCGTTCCACGTATACCATCCCCACAGGTGAAATCGGCAACACCCTGCCTATCGAAGTGGTGGACGAAACCTGGTATTCACCCGAATTGCAATTGATGGTGCTGACCAAGAGCCGCGATCCACGCAGCGGCGAAACCAGCTATCGTCTGACGAACCTCACTCGCAGCGAACCGGCCCGCGCCTTGTTTGAAGTGCCAGCGGATTACACGCTCAAAGACTCCGCGCCGCTGCCGCTGAAAAAGCGCGCGCCGGAAGAGCAATAATGACCAGCCACGCAGGTTGCCGGTTTTAGAGCGGATTTCAATGCGGTGTGCGGGAAACGGGCGGGACGCTTTGCCAAATCGTCCCGCCCGCACGGCACGCCGACCGGCCACCCCGTAAACCCAATTGCAAACCGAGCTACTGCGCGCTGAAAACGGTAAACTGCCCATCCGCTCCAATCCTGCGCCAACTCCCTCGCCACCTGCTCCAACCAGCCAAATCCAAATGCCCGAGCGCGCATTTTCGAACACGCCTTTTCAGCAAAGCGGAAGCGTGCTGCGAATTTTGATAACGCGCCAAAAAACTGCGGCGTGACGGCATTATTTCACACGGCCCGCGCTGAAATGGTTGAACGTTTGCCAGCCGTCGCGAGTAATAACCAGTAGCAGGAAACAGAGCAAAAGCGCTGAAGCGGACTTTTGCCGGGGCTTTGCTGGGATGCGCAGCCATCTCGCGCAGCGCTTTGAAAGCTGCGCATCCCGCCGTTTTGACCGGCGACTTGCCAACTTGAAACGAAGCTTGAAACTGAAGCTTGAAACGAAGTTCACCCGCGTGATTTCACGGTCGCGCCTGCGACGCCAGGCAACAGATGCTGACTTTGCCTGCCTACGCCTCAGACACGGCTGAACAGCAAAACAACGAACTGACACCGCCGCCGCCGTTGCGCGGTGCGTAAGGAGACGTGTATGCAACGCTGCTCTATCGCGCTTGTCGTTTGGTTATTGGGTCTGTCAGCGCTGACGGTTGCCGCGCAAACGCCGCACAACGCCCAGGAATGTTTCCAACGCGGGCAAGCCCATTTTGCGCAGGGCGATTATGCCGGCGCGCACGCAGATTACACCTGTGCCATCGAACTCAGTTCGCGGCTCACGCAACGCCGTCCAACTGAAGACCCGCGCGCCAATATGGTTGAACGCGCGCCCGTCGAGGTTGACGACATTCGGGTGCTCACGCCCGCGACCGCCCTGGCCTATGCCAACCGAGCGTTGGTGCGCTATCAACTGGCGGATTACGACGGTGCCTGGCAGGACTGCAATCGCGCGCTGGCCATTCAACCGCGCCTGGCCGCAGCCTTCAACCAGCGCGGCATGGTTTGGTGTGCGCGCCATGAGTATGAGCGCGCGCTGCGCGATTTCGACCAGGCCATCCTGCTCAGCCCCCGCGAGCCGGAATTGCGCAACAATCGCGGCCGCACCCGCATGAAATTGGGAGATGCCGAAGGCGCGTTGAGCGATTTCAACGAAGCGCTGCGGCTGAATCCGCGTCTGGCGCAGGTCTATTTCAACCGGGGGTTTGCCTGGCGGGCGAAACGCGAATTTGAGCGCGCCTTGCAGGATTTTGAACAAGCGATCAAACGCGCACCCAAAATGGCCGAGGGCTATTTTGGGCGCGGCGTGGCTTTGTG
This window harbors:
- a CDS encoding ABC transporter permease; the protein is MPKQGPAKNWVTRLSLRLVQVFGVIVPQRLRADWRQEWEAELQYREQLLAEWARLDWRNRLDLLRRSLGAFWDALLLQPQRLEDEMFQDLRYGLRMLLKHKGFTLVAVLSLALGIGANTALFSLVDAVLLKTLPVGEPERLVLFEWLAGKPFRTNGMRGTFDGNQLPGMRDASVFRFDTFEKLRQAQAAGNSPLESLFAFAPIYELTAVVDNQAEVVFGQAVTGGYYAGLKVPALYGRTLVESDDKVAAAPVVVLSHQYWQERFTANPAVIGQQLKLNNHSFTIIGVTPPGFTGSGQVNQRPAVTVPLAFEPTLLGDRSAQPKTGKPGSWWLLVMGRLKPGATLTQARDSLNGAFQAHALEIMPPPRKDTESAKIEAKDYPRLLAFTGSRGAQETRRSYSATIYGLFAVVAAVLLIACANVANLLLARAALRGPEITVRLAVGAGRGRLIRQLLTESVLLSLLGGAVGVLFAFWGKRALAALADRETRFLPEGVEPSMSWRVLLFTVAVSLLTGVLFGLAPAWRGTRADLAAGLKQARRTTGAVSRLSKGLVVAQVALSLLLLIGAGLFIRTLRNLQHVDVGFNQDNLLLFAVQPRQGGYKGERLVQFYQQLFAKLEALPGVRAATFGAVPLISHFTWNDGFLLPGETVKGAGEHIANRQFMRENYFSTLEIPLLRGRAFTAQDVASAPQVAIVNQTLAKKFFPGLAEGGALGKHVRDDDGKRDLEIVGIVADTKYNSQRDDIEPLLFTSWQQELDNIGEMYFTLRTSGEPTALTSAVHQAVRELDATLPVTEFVSQRARAEKSLAQERLYARLLSFFGGLALLLAAIGLSGVLAYSVAQRTNEIGVRMALGAQTTDVLRLIIWQGMKLVLLGLVCGTLTAYIVKRLVASQYFAERSWQRQMADQLYGVSGTDPVTIGVIALLLASVALLACWWPARRAAQVDPLDALRHE
- a CDS encoding RNA polymerase sigma factor — encoded protein: MTANDAELLRLMTDGDEQAFTALYRRHQGFIYRFALLMSGQASLAEEATQEVFLALLHQAHRFDPARGSLPAYLCGTARHHVLRLLARERPYVQLVEETDEDEAVPRALLKAGDDPLRDCTRNEAIKLVRQAVLALPARYREVIVLCDFQELSYADAALALDCPVGTVNSRLHRGHALLLKKLRAAGKLDAATPAAQGMRCFA
- a CDS encoding tetratricopeptide repeat protein, with the protein product MQRCSIALVVWLLGLSALTVAAQTPHNAQECFQRGQAHFAQGDYAGAHADYTCAIELSSRLTQRRPTEDPRANMVERAPVEVDDIRVLTPATALAYANRALVRYQLADYDGAWQDCNRALAIQPRLAAAFNQRGMVWCARHEYERALRDFDQAILLSPREPELRNNRGRTRMKLGDAEGALSDFNEALRLNPRLAQVYFNRGFAWRAKREFERALQDFEQAIKRAPKMAEGYFGRGVALCDTHHYELAIGAFTRALELDPVMTHAHVNRGLASLWLGHATEAERDFANARAIDPELNAELEERIAKVKELLKK